In the genome of Halapricum salinum, one region contains:
- the ncsA gene encoding tRNA 2-thiolation protein NcsA has product MNCDKCGEEAVMHAAYSGLHLCQEHLVRSVDKRVRRRIREDGLVPDDATPDDPTTWVIGLSGGKDSVVLTKILDDTFAKDPRIEMIALSIHEGIEGYRDESLDACEELTADLDIRHEVVTYEDEFDLQMDNVVEKDPENMAPCAYCGVFRRDVLSRYAEEYDADLMLTGHNLDDEAETALMNFLEGNVEQMAKHFDASLGPLDERTDQDHHVPRAKPLRDVPEKEVALYAHLEDLPAHITECPHAEEAFRGEIQELMLGLEDDHPGTRHSIMAGYEEMAALAAEAYGGDDEKFGECDSCGARTARDICRKCALVEAVDAV; this is encoded by the coding sequence ATGAACTGCGACAAGTGCGGCGAGGAGGCGGTCATGCACGCCGCCTACTCCGGGCTCCACCTCTGTCAGGAGCACCTCGTCCGCAGCGTCGACAAGCGCGTCCGCCGACGCATCCGCGAGGACGGCCTGGTCCCCGACGACGCCACGCCCGACGATCCCACCACGTGGGTGATCGGCCTCTCGGGCGGCAAGGACAGCGTCGTCCTCACGAAGATTCTGGACGACACCTTCGCGAAAGACCCCCGGATCGAGATGATCGCCCTCTCGATCCACGAGGGTATCGAAGGCTACCGCGACGAGAGTCTCGACGCCTGTGAGGAACTCACCGCGGATCTGGACATCCGCCACGAGGTCGTCACCTACGAGGACGAATTCGACCTCCAGATGGACAACGTCGTCGAGAAAGATCCCGAGAACATGGCCCCCTGCGCGTACTGCGGGGTCTTCCGCCGGGACGTCCTCTCACGCTACGCAGAAGAGTACGACGCCGACCTGATGCTGACGGGCCACAACCTCGACGACGAGGCCGAGACGGCACTGATGAACTTCCTCGAAGGTAACGTCGAGCAGATGGCCAAACACTTCGACGCCAGTCTGGGGCCACTCGACGAACGCACCGACCAGGACCACCACGTCCCGCGTGCCAAACCACTCCGGGACGTCCCCGAGAAGGAAGTGGCGCTGTACGCCCACCTCGAAGACCTCCCCGCTCATATCACCGAGTGCCCTCACGCCGAGGAAGCATTCAGGGGAGAGATCCAGGAACTCATGCTCGGCCTCGAAGACGACCACCCCGGGACTCGGCACTCGATCATGGCCGGCTACGAGGAGATGGCCGCCCTCGCGGCCGAGGCCTACGGTGGCGACGACGAGAAGTTCGGGGAGTGTGACTCCTGTGGCGCCCGTACAGCCAGAGACATCTGCCGGAAGTGTGCGCTGGTCGAGGCCGTCGACGCGGTCTGA